CTGGAAGGTCTTGTGAGCGGACACAAGGAAATTGTATACACATGGAGCACATTCGTTCAGAGATTAAACCAAAATCTCCTCAGTTTGGGAGCCAGAAAAACTGACATTATAAAATAGAACAGTTATCCAGCTGGaattattaatgcaattataaaTAGTGAAAATGGGATGCAAATAAAGATGACAGAGCACATTGGTCTTCCAGCAGCAGTGCAGCACAATCCACCAATCTGACACTTTGGGGAATTTTCCTCTTTCCAAatcctttgaaatattttttgttcTAATCTGGTGCCAGACCCACACTGGAATGTTACCCAGCTCTCATTAGACTCTAATGACTTTTGGACCCAGTGTATCACACCAGTTAGAAATGTAAAGCACATGTTCAGAAACATTACTTGGATTAAGCGCCAGGATGTGCGGCACTGTTAGATTCTGCTAGGCTGCAGCCCAGGTGTCGGCCAGGGGCATTAGCACAGGTTTGACTTAGTATCATTTaacattgaaaagggaattagtGTTCTACCTGTGATAGAGCTTTATCAGAGCTACAGACTagaatatactttaaatataCAAAGACTAGAGGTGTGTGGGAAATGACTGATCACAGCTTCTCTCTCCCTGTAGCTATCAACCTGTGTGCGCAGGGGAATCACAACTGCGAGCATATCTGCGACAATTCCCTGGGCTCCTACACCTGCCGCTGCCGGGCTGGGTATTACCTGAACCAGGACAAGCACACGTGCACAAGTTAGTGTGAGCCAGATACCTGGTTCAGACCAAGGCGGGCCCCCACCACTGCACTGCCTGCACGCTCGTTTCATCATCCCTCCCTGACATGATGCAATGCAGACTGCAGACATGGCAGCAGCAGCACTCTCCAGAAATGATGATACAAACCCCCATGCTGTCAACCCCCACTAGGGGCTGAGATGTTTGTTAATGAACATAAACAGGGCCTCCGTCAGGACCTCTGTGTGTGGCATCACTTGCAGACAGAATGATGgcttctgaaaataataataatgtgcaggAAAAATTGGGATACTCACAGGTTCAAATATGAGCCATTGTGGTAGGAGTTCAGAATGACCTTCACCTGTAAGAGGTCCTCTCTTTAAGCGTGACCCTGGTCCTTGTCTGCTTGTGACAGTGGGTTGGAAGGCTTCTCCCGACACACTGCTCTGCAAACACCACcctacacaacaacacacagccgGTGTCACATTATAGGacgcaaaaacaaaacaacaaaacctcAGCCTGATCCATTTGGTGGAgagtttttgtttgatttgggCTCAAATGTCTTGCTTTCCATctccttaaataaaaaaaaatctaccaaacaggtatttgtatatataaatatagccaTATCTATTTCCTAAAATTCATAGAGTGTAAATATATCATGGATGTATAAAAAACTTTTGGATAGAAATATATGTTACagtatatgtttaaaatatgatGTGTAATAACAGCACATTCTACTTTCCTGAATCTCACACAAAATAGAATATATTGACGGTATATATTACGGATACATATTGGCCATATAGTTGAGTATAGAATGATAGAGGTGGCTCAGCAGCTCTGCTCAGTCTGAATATCGACTAAATGGACAAAAGAGGAAgggaaagaaaaactaaaacaaaaaacaaatctctgAAAAATTTCCAGATGAAACACAATGTCACACTTCAGTACTGTTACTAGTGGCAAGTGAGTTTGAATCTATTAATATGCTGTTATTTTGCTTATTGTTGAATATTGGAAATAATAGATGTATCATAGTACACTGTAATCACAATGAGAGAAATGTGTATTATAATTCTCACAGTTTCTAATATATTATAACTGTTAATGGCATACGTAATAACATGCTCATAGATTGATGTTAATCACTTATAGCTGATACCTAAACTACGGTCTACAGCTGGCAAGAGatccttgtttttgttgttgttattgttttttcttcgCGAGCCAGGTGTTTGTTGTTGAAATGCTATGGGGCGGTTCTGTGAACATCatattctctctccctcagtgaTCGACTACTGTTCGTTTGGGAATCACAGCTGTCAgcatgagtgtgtcagtgtgctgaaCGGCTATTTGTGCCGCTGTAATGATGGATTCACTATCCAGGATGATGGGAAGACCTGCAAGTGTAAGTGGAACACAGTGGTCACTGTCAGGGAAGGGCCAGCTCAACACACAGGGGCCTCCTGTTGCCTGGAGGTCTGTGGCCCTTTGATAGGTCATCTCTAAAAtctacagtatatataaaaCTAGAGTATTTAATTCTGATCCATTTGGAATAGTAATAAATTCAGGTACTGACTGATCATTTACAACACCTGAATACCCTACAGCCCTTAACTGGACAGGCGGCTGTACTGGACGTGTTGGACTAAGCAATATCTATGTGTGTGTTCCTAGTCCTTACCtagtctctcctctctttctctcactgatGCTGCTCTCCCTTTATAGCGGACGACATGTGTAACTCTGTGGAGCACGGATGTGAGTTCCGCTGTGTCAGCACCCCTGGCTCCTACTACTGCGTCTGTCCCGAGGGCCAGCTTCTGCAGCAGGATGGCAAGAGCTGTAGCAGTACGTACTCGACCCAGAGACCTCTGACCTGCTGTCTCCCTCACACTCTCATCCCTCTATATTTCCCATCCATTGCACCAACAGAGCAGCATTATGACAGGTTTTCACTAATTGATCTGTGAGGTTAATCGAGCAGTGCCGTACCCCTTTGCTGTTGCACTGGGAGATCCCTGTGTCTACAGAGAAGGAAGAACACGAGACACTCTTTTTTATTGTTAACCAAATGCATTTAAGTCTGCTATCTTTTTGATAGCCCTGTGGTAAAGCACATTAtagtaaaaaaaatagaagaacATCCCATGGATGTTTGCAGTGTAGACAAAGTATTATAATGTAGGCCCTTGGGCACTGTGTGAGTGAGGCTGTGCAAAAACTGGACAAGCCTTAAAAACACACCACGTGCCctgtcctcctcttcctccagccTGCAGGACAGCCATTATCGACCTGGTGCTGGTGATCGATGGGTCCAAGAGCGTGCGTCCACAGAACTTTGAGCTGGTGAAGCAGTTTGTGAACCAGGTGGTGGACACCCTGGACGTGTCAGCCAACGGCACACGAGTGGGACTTGTGCAGTACTCCAGCCGCGTGCGCACCGAATTCACACTCAACCAGTACCACAGCGCTGATGCCATCAAAGCTGCCGTGCTGAAGGTGGACTACATGGAGAAGGGCACCATGACCGGCCTGGCACTCAAACACCTGGTGGAGAACAGCTTCTCCGAGGCTGAGGGTGCCCGGCCACCCGCACGCCACATCCCACGTGTCGGCCTGGTGTTCACTGATGGGCGCTCCCAGGACGACATCTCCGAATGGGCCAAGAAGGCCAAGGAAGCAGGTGAGGGAGGAGCCGGATCTCAGTGAGTTGCCAGAGGTCTCTTGGCTGCCCTCTCTGTCGTAGCAGTCAAAGAACCTGACCTGGCACAGTCCTTTTCCTGGGTCTCCCCTCTCTGACCTTGGCACTACCTTCGCTCCCTCcatcacctctctctctttccttgtCCTCTACTGGTCTGTTCTCTCTCCCTGTACATTCATCGATTCACTCCCTCTGAAATTTGTTCTCCTCTCCTTGGATGTCCCTGTCTCCCTCTGTCCTTTCCTGGCCTGTTACCTGTACATCAGCACCTTCCCTGACACTgacctctctctcccactctcacCCTGACCCTTCTCCTTTCTCCCACTGCTCctgacctccctctctctctctctcccagataTCACAATGTACGCAGTGGGTGTTGGCAAGGCCGtggaggaggagctgcaggAAATCGCATCAGACCCGGTAGACAAACACTTCTTCTACAGCGCAGACTTCACTGCCATCAACCAGATCGCAGAGAATCTCAAACTCAACATCTGTGCAGGTAACCGACAGCttcactgtgctgtgctctttatttatttgtctgtttatttatttagttatatgTTCTTGTTCATGTTCTTGATTCCTCGAGAATGGTTCTCCTCTATACTACCTATCATCTGACCCCTCAAGCAAGGGTAGTCCTGGTTTTCATGTGGGGTGGGACAGTGTGACACAGTAAAGGCGCCTACCCCAGTTGACCTGACTGACCACTGTGGGGAACACACCAGCAGAGAGGGGAggagcagaagaagaagaaatgctGATCTGAGGGTTATCACAGCACTCacggtctg
The genomic region above belongs to Amia ocellicauda isolate fAmiCal2 chromosome 4, fAmiCal2.hap1, whole genome shotgun sequence and contains:
- the matn4 gene encoding matrilin-4; amino-acid sequence: MKLLLTCTSMLLTLVIHLEARPQEALQKCKMGPIDLVFIIDSSRSVRPFEFETMRKFMIDIIHTLDVGANATRVGVVQYSSQVQNVFSLRSFTRKADMVKAINEIIPLAQGTMTGLAIQYAMNVAFSGQEGARRGVPSVAVIVTDGRPQDRVAEVAQQAREKGIEIYAVGVARADMSSLRAMASPEFEEHVFLVESFDLIHQFGLQFKDKLCGLDMCTEMDHGCQHVCVSETRSYHCECHAGYTLNADGKTCSAINLCAQGNHNCEHICDNSLGSYTCRCRAGYYLNQDKHTCTMIDYCSFGNHSCQHECVSVLNGYLCRCNDGFTIQDDGKTCKSDDMCNSVEHGCEFRCVSTPGSYYCVCPEGQLLQQDGKSCSTCRTAIIDLVLVIDGSKSVRPQNFELVKQFVNQVVDTLDVSANGTRVGLVQYSSRVRTEFTLNQYHSADAIKAAVLKVDYMEKGTMTGLALKHLVENSFSEAEGARPPARHIPRVGLVFTDGRSQDDISEWAKKAKEADITMYAVGVGKAVEEELQEIASDPVDKHFFYSADFTAINQIAENLKLNICAEESLGEIEVKDPCACETLVEFQQSTMSTLEQLTQKLTVMTARLEDLENQLLSKK